A genomic region of Oceaniferula marina contains the following coding sequences:
- a CDS encoding discoidin domain-containing protein, whose amino-acid sequence MSLQISKLKMASLFWGWLFSMTLLTAATAAGDTAAGAADVEREYQQLKTSLREELQSRGRDPLSQQFLRASSRSKLMQFAFLDTFTPELVKQTGATPEGAKFIERLRKQASWLEMLMTSGPIEKPALTLAHLANLWKQDPECANQKDLQSLSVAIALEYGRRDWPLDQAWTRYVFYRDSQKLELLHPIYDDLEAWEKRYLAGHSLSMHGGAASQLWLRDNVKLPAEGYRGACWQLAYRLHNDFGDSVHGSMYYWPFQESFDSFTQMTRFVGGVCGRLSGYGAAAAVANGIPATTMGEPGHCAYTVRVARGKWMPAYSLSWKRGVHVRFYDSGSYNLLVLTEDVFADQKSLKQAYAHLWQARLLSSASVAKTRAAYLAAIGSQPTHYEAWRAYGDWLNAQGDGNEAHWKAFHQAAIKSYASYPEVAWMLISRYAYPKLLPGLKTEEKIRLLGEFHRSISDWGPNRWDFERVLAQQLKHIGSDSKDHFTFFQGLLQQHKDSATFAGPTLGWGQAHFNKSIEQRKQFISIATRTMSRGTGEDGEKALYGMANRLVLDAQKQNDAASFQLAGAMLKELQKSSKRDKAAFPGELLSDGAMVRTSGTSRYDTPWKHYFLPSRQPGYFHTGRQKDPWVEIAMKQFGEIRGIEVVNWTRFHSRAVPLKVEVSEDGKTWQTVELLNKAQAVWKIDLKGKNIRGRYLRLTKQGSDFLHLNNVRVYGQRRS is encoded by the coding sequence TTGGGGGTGGCTCTTTTCCATGACCTTGCTTACTGCAGCCACAGCCGCTGGGGATACCGCGGCGGGGGCGGCAGATGTTGAAAGGGAGTATCAGCAATTAAAAACCAGCCTCAGGGAGGAATTACAATCAAGGGGGCGAGATCCACTGAGCCAGCAGTTTTTACGCGCCTCGTCCCGGAGTAAGCTGATGCAATTTGCTTTTTTGGATACGTTTACACCTGAGCTTGTGAAACAAACCGGGGCTACGCCGGAGGGAGCGAAGTTTATTGAGCGTTTACGCAAACAAGCATCCTGGCTGGAGATGCTGATGACCTCCGGGCCGATTGAAAAGCCTGCCCTCACTCTGGCTCATTTGGCAAACTTATGGAAACAGGACCCGGAATGCGCGAATCAGAAGGACTTGCAGAGTCTATCGGTGGCGATTGCTCTGGAGTATGGCAGACGGGACTGGCCGCTTGATCAGGCCTGGACGCGCTATGTTTTTTACCGTGATAGCCAGAAACTGGAACTACTGCATCCCATTTATGATGATCTAGAGGCATGGGAGAAACGGTACCTTGCCGGTCACTCGTTGAGTATGCATGGCGGGGCTGCTTCCCAGTTGTGGCTGCGGGATAATGTCAAACTGCCTGCCGAAGGCTACCGGGGAGCGTGTTGGCAGCTGGCCTACCGCTTACACAATGACTTTGGTGACAGCGTGCATGGCTCGATGTATTACTGGCCGTTTCAGGAGAGTTTCGATTCCTTTACGCAGATGACCCGCTTTGTGGGTGGTGTCTGTGGTCGGCTTTCAGGATACGGTGCAGCCGCGGCAGTGGCGAATGGTATTCCGGCCACAACCATGGGTGAACCAGGTCACTGTGCCTACACCGTTCGAGTGGCTCGCGGGAAATGGATGCCCGCCTATTCCTTGAGCTGGAAGCGAGGAGTGCATGTCCGTTTTTACGACAGTGGAAGTTACAACCTCCTTGTATTGACCGAGGATGTGTTTGCAGATCAAAAATCGCTGAAACAAGCCTATGCCCACCTTTGGCAGGCTCGCTTGCTTTCGTCGGCATCCGTAGCGAAGACCCGGGCTGCCTACTTGGCTGCCATCGGAAGCCAGCCAACGCATTATGAAGCCTGGCGGGCCTACGGTGACTGGTTGAATGCGCAAGGCGATGGGAATGAAGCCCATTGGAAAGCCTTTCATCAGGCTGCGATCAAGTCCTACGCATCATACCCTGAGGTTGCCTGGATGCTGATCAGTCGCTATGCCTATCCCAAGCTGCTACCAGGGCTCAAAACCGAGGAAAAGATTCGCTTGCTTGGTGAGTTTCACCGGTCGATTTCTGATTGGGGGCCGAACCGTTGGGATTTCGAACGTGTGCTTGCCCAGCAGCTCAAGCATATTGGCTCGGACAGCAAGGATCATTTTACTTTTTTCCAAGGTCTCTTGCAGCAGCATAAGGACTCAGCCACCTTTGCCGGACCTACGCTGGGGTGGGGGCAGGCGCATTTTAATAAGTCGATCGAACAGCGGAAGCAGTTTATCTCGATTGCCACGCGAACGATGAGCCGTGGCACGGGGGAAGACGGCGAGAAAGCCCTCTACGGCATGGCGAACCGCTTGGTTCTCGATGCGCAAAAACAAAATGATGCCGCCAGCTTCCAATTAGCCGGTGCGATGCTCAAGGAGCTGCAGAAGTCATCGAAACGTGACAAGGCGGCATTTCCCGGTGAGTTGTTATCGGATGGAGCCATGGTGCGGACGAGTGGCACCAGCCGCTACGATACTCCGTGGAAACATTACTTTCTTCCCAGTCGTCAGCCTGGATATTTTCATACCGGGCGTCAGAAGGACCCTTGGGTTGAGATTGCGATGAAGCAATTTGGGGAAATTCGCGGCATTGAGGTGGTGAACTGGACCCGTTTTCATAGTCGGGCGGTTCCTCTGAAAGTGGAAGTTTCCGAAGATGGCAAAACCTGGCAGACCGTTGAATTGCTCAACAAGGCTCAGGCGGTTTGGAAGATTGATTTAAAGGGGAAAAATATCCGGGGGCGCTATCTCCGCTTAACCAAACAAGGGAGCGATTTTCTCCATCTCAACAACGTGAGGGTCTATGGCCAAAGAAGAAGTTAG